In Xiphias gladius isolate SHS-SW01 ecotype Sanya breed wild chromosome 16, ASM1685928v1, whole genome shotgun sequence, a genomic segment contains:
- the kctd4 gene encoding BTB/POZ domain-containing protein KCTD4, whose translation MEWNLRRMESELRHVNPDLLQPSKSFKKPSSGTITLNVGGFLYTAHRTTLAKHQGSFLEELANGKKPVQHTDSMGNPFIDRDGPVFRHVLNYLRTGELQLPDDFREAGLLRREASFYHLSELVEAVVDWESQRAAQREPAFLEMTDSHERSHGLKVYCSDPAFIDKVKGRLVQISKSRLDGFPEEFEVSSNVIQFRHFIKSEPGSRLVLKEDSTFLCTLDCLKLETVMLALRSGFKLVTSLDSSRGSVVAAEALHFVK comes from the coding sequence ATGGAATGGAACCTCAGAAGGATGGAAAGTGAACTGAGGCACGTCAACCCAGACCTGCTGCAGCCCAGCAAGAGCTTCAAGAAGCCCTCCTCAGGCACCATCACCCTCAACGTAGGGGGGTTCCTGTACACCGCCCACCGGACCACTCTTGCCAAGCACCAGGGGTCCTTTTTAGAGGAGTTGGCCAACGGTAAGAAGCCGGTTCAGCACACTGACTCCATGGGCAACCCATTCATTGATAGAGATGGTCCAGTTTTTCGCCATGTGCTCAACTACCTGCGAACCGGAGAGCTGCAGCTGCCTGACGACTTCCGGGAGGCAGGACTCCTGCGACGGGAGGCCAGTTTTTACCATCTGAGTGAACTGGTGGAGGCCGTGGTCGACTGGGAAAGTCAGAGGGCAGCCCAGCGAGAACCTGCCTTTTTGGAGATGACAGATAGCCATGAGAGGTCACACGGCCTCAAGGTGTACTGCAGTGACCCCGCCTTCATCGACAAGGTGAAAGGGCGGCTGGTGCAGATCTCCAAGAGCCGCCTGGATGGCTTTCCGGAAGAATTTGAGGTGTCGTCCAACGTGATCCAGTTCCGACATTTCATCAAGTCGGAGCCCGGCTCACGGCTCGTTCTGAAGGAAGACAGCACATTCTTGTGCACGCTTGACTGTCTGAAACTAGAGACAGTGATGCTAGCACTGAGATCAGGCTTCAAGCTGGTCACCAGCCTCGACAGCAGCAGAGGCTCCGTAGTGGCAGCTGAGGCCCTGCACTTTGTCAAGTAG